The following proteins are encoded in a genomic region of Oncorhynchus keta strain PuntledgeMale-10-30-2019 chromosome 35, Oket_V2, whole genome shotgun sequence:
- the LOC118368203 gene encoding beta-soluble NSF attachment protein-like isoform X3 translates to MHVRCTPEQPTCSRWPRTGPLLVMRSVRGPGSTCSCRINWTQPPASSTQGTLTRRLILRGRFTIAAKHHITIAEVYESELVDIEKAIAHYEQAADYYKGEESNSSANKCLLKVGHYSAQLEQYPKAIEIYEQVATNTMDNPLLKYNAKEYFFKASLCHFIVDELNAKLAIEKYEEMFPAFADSRECKLLKKLLDAHEEQNCEAFTEAVKEFDSISRLDQWLTTMLLRIKKTIQGDAGDLK, encoded by the exons ATGCATGTGAGATGTACGCCAGAGCAGCCAACATGTTCAAGATGGCCAAGAACTGGACCG ctgctgGTAATGCGTTCTGTCAGGGGGCCCGGCTCCACATGCAGCTGCAGAATAAACTGGACTCAGCCACCAGCTTCGTCGACGCAGGGAACGCTTACAAGAAGGCTGATCCTCAGG GGTAGGTTTACTATCGCAGCCAAACATCACATCACCATCGCAGAGGTGTACGAGTCTGAGCTGGTGGACATAGAGAAG GCAATCGCCCACTATGAGCAGGCAGCCGATTATTATAAAGGGGAGGAGTCCAACAG ttctgctAACAAGTGTCTGCTGAAAGTGGGCCACTACAGCGCTCAGCTGGAGCAGTATCCGAAAGCCATTGAGATCTACGAGcag gtggcCACCAATACTATGGACAACCCCCTGCTGAAGTATAATGCCAAAGAGTACTTCTTCAAAGCCTCCCTCTGTCACTTCATTGTGGACGAACTCAACGCAAag cTGGCCATAGAGAAGTATGAGGAGATGTTTCCTGCTTTCGCAGACTCCAGAGAGTGCAAGCTGCTGAAG aagTTACTGGATGCCCATGAGGAGCAGAACTGTGAGGCGTTTACTGAAGCTGTTAAAGAATTTGACTCCATCTCTCGTCTGGACCAATGGCTCACCACCATGCTGCTCCGTATCAAGAAGACCATCCAGGGAGATGCTGGAGATCTCAAATAA
- the LOC118368203 gene encoding beta-soluble NSF attachment protein-like isoform X2 produces the protein MGSHHKVEDACEMYARAANMFKMAKNWTAAGNAFCQGARLHMQLQNKLDSATSFVDAGNAYKKADPQEAINCINAAIDIYTDMGRFTIAAKHHITIAEVYESELVDIEKAIAHYEQAADYYKGEESNSSANKCLLKVGHYSAQLEQYPKAIEIYEQVATNTMDNPLLKYNAKEYFFKASLCHFIVDELNAKLAIEKYEEMFPAFADSRECKLLKKLLDAHEEQNCEAFTEAVKEFDSISRLDQWLTTMLLRIKKTIQGDAGDLK, from the exons GGGAAGTCACCACAAAGTAGAAGATGCATGTGAGATGTACGCCAGAGCAGCCAACATGTTCAAGATGGCCAAGAACTGGACCG ctgctgGTAATGCGTTCTGTCAGGGGGCCCGGCTCCACATGCAGCTGCAGAATAAACTGGACTCAGCCACCAGCTTCGTCGACGCAGGGAACGCTTACAAGAAGGCTGATCCTCAGG AGGCTATCAACTGTATAAATGCAGCCATCGATATTTACACTGACATG GGTAGGTTTACTATCGCAGCCAAACATCACATCACCATCGCAGAGGTGTACGAGTCTGAGCTGGTGGACATAGAGAAG GCAATCGCCCACTATGAGCAGGCAGCCGATTATTATAAAGGGGAGGAGTCCAACAG ttctgctAACAAGTGTCTGCTGAAAGTGGGCCACTACAGCGCTCAGCTGGAGCAGTATCCGAAAGCCATTGAGATCTACGAGcag gtggcCACCAATACTATGGACAACCCCCTGCTGAAGTATAATGCCAAAGAGTACTTCTTCAAAGCCTCCCTCTGTCACTTCATTGTGGACGAACTCAACGCAAag cTGGCCATAGAGAAGTATGAGGAGATGTTTCCTGCTTTCGCAGACTCCAGAGAGTGCAAGCTGCTGAAG aagTTACTGGATGCCCATGAGGAGCAGAACTGTGAGGCGTTTACTGAAGCTGTTAAAGAATTTGACTCCATCTCTCGTCTGGACCAATGGCTCACCACCATGCTGCTCCGTATCAAGAAGACCATCCAGGGAGATGCTGGAGATCTCAAATAA
- the LOC118368203 gene encoding beta-soluble NSF attachment protein-like isoform X1, whose translation MDTSGKEKEAMQLMAEADKKVKSSGSFLGGMFGGSHHKVEDACEMYARAANMFKMAKNWTAAGNAFCQGARLHMQLQNKLDSATSFVDAGNAYKKADPQEAINCINAAIDIYTDMGRFTIAAKHHITIAEVYESELVDIEKAIAHYEQAADYYKGEESNSSANKCLLKVGHYSAQLEQYPKAIEIYEQVATNTMDNPLLKYNAKEYFFKASLCHFIVDELNAKLAIEKYEEMFPAFADSRECKLLKKLLDAHEEQNCEAFTEAVKEFDSISRLDQWLTTMLLRIKKTIQGDAGDLK comes from the exons ATGGATACCTCCGGAAAAGAGAAGGAGGCCATGCAGCTGATGGCCGAAGCAGACAAGAAGGTCAAGTCCTCCGGCTCGTTCTTGGGAGGGATGTTCGG GGGAAGTCACCACAAAGTAGAAGATGCATGTGAGATGTACGCCAGAGCAGCCAACATGTTCAAGATGGCCAAGAACTGGACCG ctgctgGTAATGCGTTCTGTCAGGGGGCCCGGCTCCACATGCAGCTGCAGAATAAACTGGACTCAGCCACCAGCTTCGTCGACGCAGGGAACGCTTACAAGAAGGCTGATCCTCAGG AGGCTATCAACTGTATAAATGCAGCCATCGATATTTACACTGACATG GGTAGGTTTACTATCGCAGCCAAACATCACATCACCATCGCAGAGGTGTACGAGTCTGAGCTGGTGGACATAGAGAAG GCAATCGCCCACTATGAGCAGGCAGCCGATTATTATAAAGGGGAGGAGTCCAACAG ttctgctAACAAGTGTCTGCTGAAAGTGGGCCACTACAGCGCTCAGCTGGAGCAGTATCCGAAAGCCATTGAGATCTACGAGcag gtggcCACCAATACTATGGACAACCCCCTGCTGAAGTATAATGCCAAAGAGTACTTCTTCAAAGCCTCCCTCTGTCACTTCATTGTGGACGAACTCAACGCAAag cTGGCCATAGAGAAGTATGAGGAGATGTTTCCTGCTTTCGCAGACTCCAGAGAGTGCAAGCTGCTGAAG aagTTACTGGATGCCCATGAGGAGCAGAACTGTGAGGCGTTTACTGAAGCTGTTAAAGAATTTGACTCCATCTCTCGTCTGGACCAATGGCTCACCACCATGCTGCTCCGTATCAAGAAGACCATCCAGGGAGATGCTGGAGATCTCAAATAA